A genome region from Candidatus Desulfatibia profunda includes the following:
- a CDS encoding type IV pilus twitching motility protein PilT, with protein MARIDAFFKLMHDQGASDLHLVSGQPPALRLRGDVERIKYKVLENDDLKSMLYEIAPEDKVKVFEETGDVDFGYEIPGLARYRANFFMQKYGVAAVFRQIPEQIMTAEQLGLPPVVSKLASLPRGLVLVTGPTGSGKSTTLAAIIDQANRNRKDHIITVEDPVEFVHKSQGCIVNHREVGLHTKSFKAALKGALREDPDIILVGEMRDLETISLAIEAASTGHLVFGTLHTSSAPKTVDRVIEVFPASEQSQIRSTLSDGLRAVIAQVLFKRIDKKGRCAALEILIANPAVRNLIREAKTHQINSMIQTGRKYGMQLLDDAIMELLNKGWISGEEAYMKANEKSKFRPFLKTPPSDFTDA; from the coding sequence ATGGCAAGAATAGACGCGTTTTTTAAATTAATGCACGATCAGGGTGCTTCGGACCTTCATCTTGTTTCCGGACAGCCGCCGGCACTCAGGCTGAGAGGCGATGTTGAAAGGATCAAATACAAGGTCCTGGAAAATGACGACCTGAAAAGCATGCTTTATGAAATTGCACCGGAAGACAAGGTCAAGGTTTTTGAAGAAACCGGCGATGTTGATTTCGGCTATGAAATCCCCGGATTGGCCCGCTACCGGGCAAATTTCTTTATGCAGAAATATGGGGTGGCGGCGGTTTTCAGACAAATTCCCGAACAAATCATGACCGCCGAGCAACTTGGCCTGCCGCCGGTGGTTTCCAAGCTGGCTTCTTTGCCGCGAGGTCTGGTGCTGGTGACCGGTCCTACCGGTAGCGGTAAATCGACCACCCTGGCCGCCATCATCGACCAGGCCAATAGAAACCGCAAGGACCACATCATCACGGTCGAAGATCCCGTCGAATTTGTTCACAAAAGCCAGGGCTGTATCGTCAACCATCGCGAGGTCGGTTTGCACACCAAATCGTTTAAAGCCGCCTTGAAAGGAGCCTTGCGCGAAGATCCGGATATCATTCTGGTGGGTGAAATGCGAGACCTGGAAACCATCTCGCTGGCCATCGAAGCCGCCTCCACCGGGCATCTGGTTTTTGGCACCCTGCATACATCCAGTGCCCCCAAAACCGTTGACCGCGTGATCGAGGTTTTTCCCGCCAGCGAACAGTCCCAGATTCGCTCGACCCTGTCCGACGGACTGCGGGCGGTTATCGCCCAGGTTTTGTTTAAACGCATCGATAAAAAGGGACGCTGTGCCGCTCTGGAAATCCTGATTGCCAATCCGGCGGTCCGCAACCTGATCCGGGAAGCCAAAACCCACCAGATCAATTCCATGATTCAGACCGGCAGAAAATACGGCATGCAGCTTTTAGACGATGCCATCATGGAACTTTTAAACAAGGGATGGATCAGCGGCGAAGAAGCCTATATGAAGGCAAATGAAAAGAGCAAATTCAGGCCGTTTTTGAAAACTCCGCCTTCAGATTTCACGGACGCATAA
- a CDS encoding chemotaxis protein CheC, which translates to MSSETNDIFSDEEKDILQEIMNIAFGSATADLAEVIDIFVELSVPQIHLIPVGELPDFLKNTIHAYDETVIVDQKFWGDFSGSGLLVLPSRATKEMLMLLADKEPEVSFTKTMATLEKESLVEIGNILIGACVGKLSELLKTFATYSPPRIINGSNVQNAFIKSFDPSQTAIVLKTIFKFEHKDLSGLLLLLANQESIGWLRKALHEFLESYE; encoded by the coding sequence ATGAGTTCCGAAACAAACGATATTTTTTCTGATGAGGAAAAAGATATCTTGCAGGAAATTATGAACATCGCTTTCGGTAGCGCCACGGCCGATCTTGCTGAAGTGATCGACATTTTTGTGGAACTGAGCGTTCCGCAAATCCATCTGATTCCTGTCGGGGAATTGCCGGATTTTTTAAAAAACACGATCCATGCCTATGATGAAACCGTTATCGTAGACCAAAAATTCTGGGGGGATTTCAGCGGTTCGGGCTTGTTGGTTCTTCCCTCCAGAGCAACAAAAGAAATGTTGATGCTGCTTGCCGATAAGGAGCCTGAAGTTTCGTTCACCAAAACAATGGCAACGCTTGAAAAAGAATCACTGGTGGAAATCGGCAACATCCTGATAGGGGCTTGCGTGGGAAAGCTTTCTGAATTATTGAAAACGTTTGCCACTTACTCTCCGCCCCGGATCATAAATGGATCCAACGTTCAAAACGCTTTTATCAAATCGTTTGACCCATCACAAACCGCCATCGTGCTAAAAACGATATTTAAATTTGAGCATAAAGATCTCAGCGGGCTGTTGTTGCTGCTCGCAAATCAAGAATCGATCGGATGGCTGAGAAAAGCCCTGCACGAATTTCTGGAGTCTTACGAATGA
- a CDS encoding diguanylate cyclase: MAEKSPARISGVLRMIFSQIFEMVNVGIVILDKEFKVYKWNRWMETYGKIPAEKIVGASLFTFFPDLNTPSFRRNFKAVTTFGNFAFFSQNLHGHLFPFKATNTLGTDIKYMQQNCTMGPIRDENNIINYVYIMVHDVTEIAVYEQKLLEMNIKDPMTGVYNRRYLESCLEREFEIHKRYKKPLSLIMLDIDFFKRVNDTCGHQCGDSILIECASFIDSNIRTVDILARYGGEEFCCLLPETRIESALSTAERIRKKIEDHTFHVNKTKIKITVSQGVAVLSPEITSPETLLKIADSALYKAKEDGRNRTVTIS, translated from the coding sequence ATGGCTGAGAAAAGCCCTGCACGAATTTCTGGAGTCTTACGAATGATTTTTTCCCAGATATTCGAAATGGTCAATGTCGGGATCGTGATTCTCGACAAAGAGTTTAAGGTTTACAAGTGGAACCGCTGGATGGAAACCTACGGTAAAATCCCGGCCGAAAAAATCGTCGGGGCATCTCTTTTTACTTTTTTCCCTGATCTGAATACGCCCTCGTTCAGGCGAAATTTCAAGGCGGTGACGACTTTCGGCAACTTTGCTTTTTTTTCCCAGAATTTGCACGGTCATCTATTTCCGTTCAAGGCGACAAACACCCTGGGCACAGACATTAAATATATGCAGCAAAACTGCACCATGGGCCCCATCCGCGATGAAAACAACATCATCAATTATGTTTATATTATGGTCCATGATGTCACCGAAATCGCCGTTTACGAACAGAAGCTTCTTGAAATGAATATCAAGGATCCCATGACCGGAGTCTATAATCGAAGATATCTGGAATCCTGTCTTGAAAGAGAGTTCGAAATCCATAAACGCTATAAAAAACCACTGAGCCTGATTATGCTGGATATAGATTTTTTCAAGAGGGTAAACGATACTTGCGGCCATCAATGCGGGGATTCGATCTTAATAGAATGTGCATCTTTTATCGATTCAAATATAAGAACGGTGGATATACTTGCCCGGTATGGTGGTGAGGAATTTTGCTGCCTGCTTCCGGAAACAAGAATCGAGTCTGCGCTATCGACGGCCGAGCGTATTCGTAAAAAAATTGAAGACCATACGTTCCATGTTAATAAAACAAAAATTAAGATCACCGTCAGCCAGGGGGTTGCGGTCCTAAGCCCAGAAATAACCTCTCCTGAAACCCTGCTTAAAATAGCCGACAGTGCCCTTTATAAGGCCAAAGAGGACGGACGAAACAGAACGGTCACGATATCCTAG
- a CDS encoding response regulator: MIKKILIVDDSKVARIMLKKCLPKDKAYEIIEAVDGQDGVNKYREFTPDVTFMDLTMPVLDGFKATAEIMKLDKNAVVIIATADIQRKSAEHVTALGAFTLIKKPVKSELMQEVLAAAELKLSKLPGVK, from the coding sequence ATGATTAAAAAAATATTGATCGTGGACGATTCCAAGGTGGCTCGCATCATGTTGAAAAAATGCCTTCCCAAGGACAAAGCCTATGAAATCATTGAAGCGGTCGACGGGCAGGATGGCGTGAATAAATACCGGGAGTTTACGCCGGATGTAACGTTTATGGATCTTACGATGCCTGTGCTTGACGGTTTTAAGGCCACCGCGGAAATCATGAAACTGGATAAAAATGCCGTTGTAATTATCGCAACTGCCGACATTCAACGTAAATCCGCTGAACACGTCACGGCACTGGGCGCGTTTACACTGATTAAAAAACCGGTTAAATCGGAACTGATGCAAGAGGTGCTGGCCGCCGCCGAACTGAAACTGTCCAAACTGCCTGGAGTAAAATGA
- the lexA gene encoding transcriptional repressor LexA, with amino-acid sequence MQPELTAKQQQFLGYLEREILRTGKAPSLRRAAADMGVSHAAVSQMVRALEDKGTIRRDGRYSRTIHLLNRARETSGVMRWREVPIIGSIAAGLPLYAQQEWDGSVVVDAAVFRGLNLFALRVKGDSMKGAAILDGDLAICEPRQFAENGEIIVALINQEEATVKRFFRREKHIELCPENSAHTPKTYTFDEVLVQGKVVGVQRGPDVMKKL; translated from the coding sequence ATGCAACCCGAACTGACGGCCAAACAACAACAATTTTTAGGCTATCTCGAGCGTGAGATCCTGCGGACCGGTAAAGCGCCCAGCTTGCGCCGGGCCGCAGCCGATATGGGGGTGAGCCACGCGGCGGTATCTCAAATGGTCAGAGCACTTGAAGACAAAGGAACGATCAGGCGCGACGGCCGCTACAGCCGTACCATCCATCTTTTGAACCGTGCTCGCGAGACGTCGGGCGTTATGCGCTGGCGGGAAGTGCCGATTATCGGCAGCATTGCCGCCGGGCTGCCCTTATACGCCCAGCAGGAGTGGGACGGCAGCGTAGTGGTTGACGCCGCCGTATTTCGCGGCCTCAACCTGTTTGCACTAAGAGTCAAGGGCGACTCGATGAAAGGTGCCGCTATTCTGGACGGGGATCTGGCGATCTGTGAACCCCGCCAGTTTGCCGAAAACGGCGAAATCATCGTCGCCCTGATCAACCAGGAAGAAGCGACCGTCAAGCGCTTTTTCCGCAGAGAAAAACATATTGAACTTTGTCCTGAAAATTCGGCTCACACGCCCAAAACCTATACGTTCGACGAGGTGCTGGTTCAGGGCAAAGTCGTCGGCGTGCAACGGGGTCCGGACGTCATGAAAAAGCTTTAA
- a CDS encoding zinc-ribbon domain-containing protein yields MDVVCDKCQGKFKIPDEKVPKGQVFSVACPKCQNKISIDTRTDAPPAPAAGPKPPSEKTLLDEVGAGSYDADEKPFDFLEEGAKTALLCEQDAGLQAKIRTALQNMGYSTTVPASARDVLKQMRFHVFDIVMLNERFDSPNPDMNNVLRYLDQLPMSTRRHIFVALFTERFRTMDNMVAFNKSVNIVVNLKNIDDFEKILRRGVADYEAFYRVFKQSLTKIGKI; encoded by the coding sequence ATGGATGTTGTCTGTGATAAATGCCAAGGCAAGTTCAAAATTCCGGATGAAAAAGTTCCAAAAGGGCAGGTGTTTTCCGTGGCCTGCCCCAAGTGCCAGAATAAAATCTCCATCGACACGCGAACCGATGCGCCCCCGGCACCGGCTGCCGGACCGAAACCTCCATCGGAAAAAACCCTCCTCGACGAAGTCGGCGCCGGCTCTTATGACGCCGATGAAAAGCCGTTTGATTTTTTGGAAGAGGGGGCCAAAACAGCGCTTTTGTGTGAACAGGACGCCGGTCTCCAAGCCAAAATCAGAACAGCTTTGCAAAATATGGGGTACAGTACCACCGTACCGGCTTCAGCCAGGGATGTCCTCAAACAGATGCGTTTTCATGTCTTTGACATTGTAATGCTCAACGAGCGCTTCGACAGCCCGAATCCGGATATGAACAATGTGCTAAGATACCTGGACCAGCTTCCCATGTCTACCCGGCGCCATATTTTTGTGGCCCTTTTTACCGAACGTTTCCGCACCATGGACAACATGGTAGCCTTTAACAAGAGCGTCAATATTGTCGTCAACCTGAAAAACATTGATGATTTTGAAAAGATTCTAAGGCGCGGTGTGGCCGACTATGAGGCCTTTTACCGGGTCTTCAAACAAAGTTTAACCAAAATCGGCAAGATCTAA
- a CDS encoding MarR family transcriptional regulator gives MKKQIQIGVGDAASTAKGFIDAWRRAERDEKGKTEHRLYFESLEKLLKTLTSGRWVLLKILRRKGPMSIRALANALGRDYKNVYTDVRQLENIGLIGRTEDEKIKVPWDIVEARFRLAA, from the coding sequence ATGAAAAAACAAATTCAGATCGGGGTAGGCGATGCCGCAAGCACAGCTAAAGGTTTTATTGATGCTTGGAGGCGCGCCGAACGCGACGAAAAAGGAAAAACTGAGCACAGGCTATACTTCGAAAGCCTGGAGAAGCTTCTTAAGACGCTTACTTCAGGACGGTGGGTCTTGCTGAAAATACTGCGTAGAAAAGGTCCCATGAGCATACGTGCGTTAGCGAATGCTCTCGGGCGCGATTACAAAAACGTTTATACGGATGTGCGGCAACTGGAGAATATCGGACTGATTGGCCGGACTGAAGATGAAAAAATCAAGGTGCCCTGGGATATTGTGGAAGCGCGGTTCAGACTGGCGGCCTAA
- a CDS encoding PilT/PilU family type 4a pilus ATPase — protein MKKQEIDYILARMLDAYNNVSDLNITVGKPFQVETSGQLTGVEIDPPFAELTPFQTEIFALNLINQDRRLTEILLREGSCDSSYELPGKARFRVNIFSQRSNYSVVLRKLETKIPSCQEMNLPEAFYKMSQEKNGIILVTGATGSGKSTSLAAVLNEFNEQKSIHIVTLEDPVEYQHPHKKATFNQREMGSDFDAFSSGLRAALRQAPKVILVGEMRDRETVEIGLSAAETGHLVMSTLHTVDAGQTINRILGMFTSEEEQQIRIRLADTVRWIVCQRLLPKIGGGRVAAFEILGTNMRIKDTILHGESEGKTYYEIIQAGTAFGMTTFDDYIVGLYKKGLITEETAMAYSSRKGIVGRGIDSVKSARGEATTDIEGLKIDIDYGREKPRKPR, from the coding sequence ATGAAAAAACAGGAAATCGATTATATCCTGGCAAGAATGCTTGATGCCTACAACAATGTTTCCGATCTGAATATCACCGTAGGCAAACCCTTTCAGGTCGAAACTTCGGGCCAGCTTACCGGCGTGGAGATCGATCCGCCGTTTGCAGAACTGACCCCGTTTCAAACTGAAATTTTTGCCCTCAACCTGATCAATCAGGACCGGCGCCTGACCGAGATTCTTTTGAGGGAGGGGTCCTGCGACTCATCCTACGAGCTTCCCGGCAAGGCGCGTTTCCGGGTGAACATTTTTTCCCAGCGCAGTAACTACTCCGTTGTTTTGCGGAAGTTGGAAACCAAAATTCCCTCCTGCCAGGAAATGAATCTGCCGGAAGCCTTTTATAAGATGTCCCAGGAAAAAAACGGCATTATTCTGGTCACCGGTGCCACCGGCAGCGGCAAATCGACCTCTCTGGCCGCGGTCCTCAATGAATTCAACGAACAGAAATCGATTCATATCGTCACCTTGGAGGATCCGGTGGAATACCAGCATCCGCACAAGAAAGCCACCTTTAACCAGCGCGAAATGGGCAGCGATTTCGATGCCTTTTCCAGCGGCCTCAGGGCAGCTTTGCGCCAGGCGCCCAAGGTGATCCTGGTGGGTGAGATGCGTGACCGCGAAACAGTGGAAATCGGCCTCAGCGCGGCCGAAACCGGTCACCTGGTAATGAGCACCCTCCACACCGTGGACGCCGGGCAGACCATCAACCGCATCCTGGGCATGTTTACGAGCGAGGAAGAGCAGCAGATTCGCATTCGGCTGGCCGATACGGTTCGTTGGATCGTATGCCAGCGACTTCTTCCCAAGATCGGAGGGGGACGGGTGGCGGCTTTTGAAATTCTGGGAACCAACATGAGGATCAAGGACACGATTCTGCACGGGGAATCCGAAGGCAAAACCTATTATGAAATCATTCAGGCCGGTACAGCCTTCGGCATGACCACCTTTGACGATTACATCGTGGGATTATATAAAAAGGGCCTGATTACCGAAGAAACGGCCATGGCGTATTCTTCCCGCAAAGGCATCGTGGGCCGCGGTATCGACTCGGTCAAGAGCGCCCGCGGTGAAGCCACCACCGATATTGAGGGGTTGAAAATCGACATTGATTACGGCCGGGAAAAACCGCGCAAGCCCCGCTGA
- a CDS encoding TRAP transporter large permease subunit has product MTIYIFALILILLALLGTPLFAVILAVAMLGFHYLDVSLSVIAIEIYRIANTPLLLALPLFTFAGYILGESKTSHRLVRLTRAFLCWMPGGLAIVAFIACALFTAFTGASGVTIVALGALLYPALIQDGYKDKFSLGLVTTSGSLGLLFPPSLPLILYGIIAQQMSVGKKVAINDLFLAGLLPGLLMVVLLSLYSLWENRLNPTITRTAFSSAEAVSAFKEAIWEIPLPFFVLGGIYGGYFAISEAAAATAMYVLVVEVFIYKEISLSKLPAIMRDSMVMVGGILLILGVSLASTNFLIDAEVPMRLFDLIQAQVTNKIVFLILLNILLLILGAILDIFSALVIMVPIILPVAVSYGIDPVHLGIIFLANMQIGYVTPPVGMNLFIASYRFNKPIAELYRAALPFMIVLFAAVLVITYWPSLSLVFLQK; this is encoded by the coding sequence GTGACCATATATATTTTCGCGCTGATATTGATTCTACTGGCCCTTTTGGGTACGCCGCTGTTCGCCGTCATTCTGGCGGTAGCAATGCTCGGCTTTCATTATCTGGATGTCAGCCTGTCGGTAATCGCCATTGAAATTTACCGCATTGCCAACACGCCGTTATTGCTGGCGCTGCCGCTGTTCACCTTTGCCGGTTACATTTTGGGAGAAAGCAAAACGTCCCACCGCCTGGTCCGCTTGACCCGGGCGTTTCTGTGCTGGATGCCGGGCGGCTTGGCCATCGTAGCGTTCATTGCCTGCGCGCTGTTTACCGCCTTTACCGGTGCCTCGGGGGTAACCATCGTTGCTTTGGGGGCCCTGTTGTACCCGGCCTTGATCCAGGACGGATACAAAGATAAATTCAGCCTCGGCCTGGTGACGACCTCCGGCAGCCTGGGACTGCTGTTTCCGCCTTCGCTGCCGCTGATTCTTTACGGCATCATCGCCCAGCAGATGAGCGTCGGTAAAAAGGTCGCCATCAACGATCTGTTTCTGGCGGGACTGCTGCCCGGATTGCTTATGGTGGTGTTACTGTCTTTATACAGTCTTTGGGAAAACCGCCTAAATCCCACCATAACCCGCACGGCATTCTCATCAGCGGAAGCCGTTAGTGCATTTAAGGAGGCCATCTGGGAAATACCGCTGCCGTTTTTCGTGCTGGGCGGAATCTACGGCGGCTATTTTGCCATTTCAGAAGCAGCCGCGGCCACCGCCATGTATGTGCTGGTAGTCGAAGTTTTTATCTACAAGGAGATTAGTCTTTCAAAGCTTCCGGCTATCATGCGGGACTCCATGGTGATGGTCGGCGGGATTCTGCTGATACTGGGCGTATCACTGGCATCGACCAATTTTTTGATCGATGCCGAAGTACCCATGCGCTTATTTGATCTGATTCAAGCTCAGGTTACCAATAAAATCGTGTTTTTGATTCTGCTGAATATATTGCTGTTGATCTTGGGCGCTATCCTGGATATTTTTTCGGCATTGGTCATTATGGTTCCGATCATTCTTCCGGTCGCCGTCAGCTACGGCATCGACCCGGTGCATTTGGGCATTATTTTTCTGGCCAACATGCAAATCGGGTATGTTACGCCGCCGGTCGGCATGAATTTGTTTATCGCCAGTTACCGTTTCAACAAACCAATCGCAGAACTCTACCGGGCCGCACTACCGTTTATGATCGTACTGTTCGCAGCGGTCCTCGTCATTACCTACTGGCCGAGTCTGAGTCTGGTGTTTCTGCAAAAATAA
- a CDS encoding MBL fold metallo-hydrolase, with protein sequence MGPVEVAPQLYLVPLDQNLPGFTAFIGAWIFKGSHTFLVDVGPAATVPILLKSIKALKIRHLDAILLTHIHIDHAGGTGDLVAHFPDTPVVCHESGIRHLADPARLWEGSLKTLGRPAEAYGPIRPVAGKLLYDAAQYRQQDVEPIPTPGHAPHHVSFLLGPYLFAGEAGGVFIDLGGKDVYLRPATPPKFHFETYLQSIDSLLAKKPTILCYGHYGISQDAVGMLTIHRKQLLLWKQIITQEFGRAAEKDFLEVCFDRLISADPCLKSFSRMDAPVQDREKGFMQNSIRGFAGYLCDMLADAV encoded by the coding sequence ATGGGTCCCGTTGAAGTTGCGCCACAACTTTATCTTGTTCCCCTGGACCAAAACCTGCCCGGATTCACCGCATTTATAGGTGCCTGGATCTTTAAAGGCAGCCATACCTTTTTGGTGGATGTCGGCCCTGCGGCCACGGTCCCCATACTGCTGAAATCAATAAAGGCCTTAAAGATCCGGCATCTTGACGCCATTTTATTAACCCACATCCATATCGACCATGCCGGCGGCACCGGCGATCTTGTCGCTCATTTCCCCGACACGCCCGTTGTTTGCCACGAATCCGGAATCCGGCACCTGGCGGACCCTGCCCGCCTGTGGGAGGGAAGTCTCAAAACGCTCGGCCGGCCGGCCGAGGCTTATGGGCCGATCCGCCCCGTTGCGGGCAAACTGCTGTACGATGCGGCCCAATACCGACAACAGGATGTCGAACCGATCCCGACGCCCGGCCATGCTCCTCATCATGTGAGCTTTCTATTGGGGCCCTATCTTTTTGCCGGAGAGGCCGGCGGTGTCTTTATCGATCTTGGCGGCAAAGACGTTTACCTGAGACCGGCCACACCTCCCAAATTTCACTTTGAAACTTACCTTCAAAGCATCGATAGCCTGCTTGCAAAAAAACCGACGATACTATGTTACGGTCACTATGGGATCAGTCAAGACGCCGTGGGCATGCTGACCATCCACCGAAAACAGCTCTTGCTATGGAAACAAATTATTACCCAAGAATTTGGCAGGGCTGCCGAGAAGGACTTCCTTGAGGTCTGTTTCGACAGGCTTATCAGCGCAGACCCCTGCCTTAAAAGCTTTTCGCGGATGGATGCACCGGTTCAAGACCGGGAAAAAGGCTTCATGCAGAACAGTATCAGAGGATTTGCAGGCTATTTGTGCGACATGCTAGCTGACGCCGTTTGA
- a CDS encoding DUF72 domain-containing protein, with protein sequence MNISAKESSKTGDCRLLVGTSGFSYTEWVDAGFYPPGTKTGGMLPLYARCFAITELNYTWYQMPPSFARTLSNRKYLAVLIDRLYGLSLAVEFRHRSWADDRVFCSKRPG encoded by the coding sequence ATGAACATAAGCGCAAAAGAATCATCCAAAACCGGCGACTGCCGCCTGCTGGTCGGAACCAGCGGGTTTTCCTATACCGAATGGGTTGATGCCGGGTTTTATCCGCCCGGTACCAAGACGGGCGGGATGTTGCCGCTGTATGCCCGCTGCTTTGCGATTACCGAACTCAACTACACCTGGTACCAGATGCCCCCCTCCTTCGCCCGCACCCTCTCCAACCGCAAGTACCTGGCGGTGCTTATCGACAGGCTCTACGGCCTATCCCTGGCCGTAGAGTTTCGGCACCGCTCCTGGGCGGACGATCGCGTCTTTTGCAGCAAAAGGCCTGGTTAG
- a CDS encoding TRAP transporter small permease subunit has translation MERVRTILYRIEDGILVGLLSLMIGLAVTQIFLRNLFETAIVWSDILVRVLVLWVGLVGAMVASRHGNHINIDILNRFMPERFKPAVNAVVELFTALICTLMVYYSLRFVQVEYADGGIVFANVPAWVCESIIPFALAVIAIRYFMLSIMNFKRMFTLRS, from the coding sequence ATCGAACGGGTTCGGACGATTCTGTACCGAATCGAAGACGGGATCCTGGTGGGGTTGCTGTCACTGATGATCGGCCTGGCCGTGACCCAGATTTTTCTGCGCAATCTGTTCGAAACCGCCATTGTCTGGAGCGACATTCTGGTTCGCGTCCTGGTGCTGTGGGTCGGTCTGGTAGGGGCGATGGTGGCCAGCCGCCATGGAAACCATATTAATATCGACATCCTTAACCGTTTCATGCCGGAACGTTTCAAACCCGCCGTCAACGCCGTCGTGGAATTGTTTACCGCCCTGATTTGTACGCTCATGGTCTATTACAGCCTGCGATTCGTGCAGGTGGAATATGCCGACGGCGGCATCGTGTTTGCAAACGTTCCGGCCTGGGTATGTGAATCCATTATCCCCTTTGCCTTAGCGGTGATCGCCATTCGATATTTCATGCTGTCGATTATGAACTTCAAACGAATGTTTACGCTCCGATCGTGA